Proteins from a genomic interval of Streptomyces sp. NBC_01445:
- a CDS encoding TetR/AcrR family transcriptional regulator: MTSIQGGAGDIADGTATLADRARLVVLSAPISQREFADRVGMDPTALSKALRGNRRLQDHEVAAIAQVGKVSQRYLRTGAGRPPATGGGQAVRRRADAVDADLRRAQILEATARLIARRGFHKVRVADIARACGTSTGTVHYHFPTKDHALRAALVFYADRFHARLEEEFRTADTTVEKLRRLIEVQLTTTEEDADEWSVWVQSWNEAILDPTLREGQKGVHVRWREIVLDLLRTCQREGMAQGADAEAMASRFTSMVDGMAIQVLAGTGDMDAARMRELLLDAFEPYITLRRR; encoded by the coding sequence ATGACGTCGATCCAAGGCGGGGCGGGGGACATCGCGGACGGCACCGCGACCCTGGCGGACCGGGCGCGGCTCGTGGTGCTCTCGGCGCCCATCAGCCAGCGGGAGTTCGCCGACCGAGTGGGCATGGATCCCACCGCCCTGTCCAAGGCCCTGCGCGGCAACCGCCGCCTCCAGGACCACGAGGTCGCCGCGATCGCGCAGGTCGGCAAGGTGTCGCAGCGGTATCTGCGCACCGGTGCGGGAAGGCCGCCCGCCACGGGTGGCGGGCAGGCCGTGCGCCGCCGCGCCGACGCCGTGGACGCCGACCTGCGCCGCGCCCAGATCCTGGAAGCCACCGCCCGCCTCATCGCCCGCCGCGGGTTCCACAAGGTACGGGTCGCCGACATCGCCCGCGCGTGCGGCACCAGCACCGGCACGGTCCACTACCACTTCCCGACGAAGGATCACGCCCTGCGGGCCGCGCTCGTCTTCTACGCCGACCGCTTCCACGCGCGCCTCGAAGAGGAGTTCAGGACGGCCGACACCACCGTGGAGAAGCTGCGCCGGCTGATCGAGGTGCAGCTGACGACCACCGAAGAGGACGCCGACGAATGGTCGGTGTGGGTGCAGTCGTGGAACGAGGCCATCCTCGACCCGACGCTCAGGGAAGGGCAGAAGGGCGTCCACGTCCGCTGGCGCGAGATCGTGCTCGACCTGCTGCGGACCTGCCAGCGGGAGGGGATGGCGCAGGGTGCGGACGCGGAGGCCATGGCCAGCCGCTTCACCAGCATGGTCGACGGCATGGCCATCCAGGTCCTCGCGGGGACGGGCGACATGGACGCGGCGCGGATGCGCGAGCTGTTGCTCGATGCCTTCGAGCCGTACATCACCCTGCGCCGGCGGTAG
- a CDS encoding flavin monoamine oxidase family protein: MWEQTEMDLVESEVVVVGGGYAGLAAALQLHDQGVDFTLVEAADRVGGRVLTETRPAGVTLDHGGQWVGPTQTHLLALADRFGCATFPTWETGKHVEVWHDGGTVPYIGAAPADGPGIAEYTRVSEVLDELAGTVDTRQPWRTPRFAEWDAQTAESFFRAQTDDADARRRLALAVQGLWCAEPYEISLFHVLFYMAAAGGYEQLMETRGCAQDSRFVTGAAGPARAVADLLGRRVRPGEQVQSIEYDEEGVRVRTASTVFEARRVIVALPPQAVRTIRFTPGLPVSRDGWLSHSPMGRVAKVHAVYDSPFWRAAGLSGVATLYDDGPVGVVFDNSPHDASRGVLVGFVYGDRVTDWSDLDDAGRREAVLASFTTVVGEEAARPLDYTEKIWSRDTFAKGGYEAYVTPGGWTGYGRRGWRKPTGTVHWAGTETASLWNGYIDGAISSGLRAADEVVSALSSQAEG; the protein is encoded by the coding sequence ATGTGGGAACAGACCGAAATGGACCTGGTCGAATCCGAGGTGGTCGTCGTGGGCGGCGGCTACGCGGGACTGGCCGCAGCTCTTCAACTCCATGACCAGGGCGTCGACTTCACCCTCGTCGAGGCCGCCGACCGCGTGGGCGGCCGCGTGCTCACCGAGACCCGGCCCGCCGGCGTGACGCTCGATCACGGCGGCCAGTGGGTCGGCCCGACCCAGACACACCTGCTCGCCCTCGCGGACCGCTTCGGCTGCGCCACCTTCCCGACCTGGGAGACCGGCAAGCACGTCGAGGTGTGGCACGACGGCGGCACCGTCCCCTACATCGGCGCGGCACCGGCCGACGGCCCCGGCATCGCGGAGTACACCCGCGTCAGCGAAGTCCTCGACGAACTCGCCGGGACCGTGGACACCCGACAGCCCTGGCGCACACCCCGGTTCGCCGAGTGGGACGCCCAGACGGCCGAGTCGTTCTTCCGCGCGCAGACCGACGACGCGGACGCCCGGCGCCGCCTGGCACTCGCCGTGCAGGGTCTGTGGTGCGCGGAGCCGTACGAGATCTCCCTGTTCCATGTGCTGTTCTACATGGCCGCCGCCGGCGGGTACGAGCAGCTCATGGAGACGCGGGGCTGCGCCCAGGACAGCCGCTTCGTCACCGGAGCCGCCGGCCCGGCCCGCGCCGTCGCCGACCTCCTCGGCCGGCGCGTCCGGCCAGGTGAGCAGGTCCAGTCGATCGAGTACGACGAGGAAGGCGTCCGCGTCCGGACCGCGTCCACCGTGTTCGAGGCCCGCAGGGTCATCGTCGCGCTGCCCCCACAGGCGGTCCGCACCATCCGCTTCACCCCGGGGCTCCCCGTCAGCAGGGACGGCTGGCTGTCCCACAGCCCGATGGGGCGCGTCGCCAAGGTCCACGCGGTGTACGACTCCCCGTTCTGGCGGGCCGCCGGACTCTCGGGCGTCGCCACGCTCTACGACGACGGACCGGTGGGCGTCGTCTTCGACAACTCCCCCCACGACGCCTCCCGGGGCGTCCTCGTCGGATTCGTGTACGGCGACCGGGTCACCGACTGGAGCGACCTCGACGATGCCGGCCGCCGTGAGGCCGTACTGGCGAGCTTCACCACCGTCGTCGGGGAGGAGGCGGCACGTCCGCTCGACTACACGGAGAAGATCTGGTCGCGGGACACCTTCGCGAAGGGCGGCTACGAGGCGTACGTGACTCCCGGCGGCTGGACGGGATACGGGCGGCGCGGCTGGCGGAAACCCACCGGGACCGTGCACTGGGCCGGAACCGAGACGGCTAGTCTGTGGAACGGCTACATCGACGGTGCCATTTCGTCGGGCCTGCGAGCGGCCGACGAGGTCGTGTCGGCACTCTCATCGCAAGCGGAAGGCTGA
- a CDS encoding acyl-CoA dehydrogenase family protein — MPYPVRDALGLSAEQHDFIRLARDFAAAEIRPRARAVDDARTESPLDLWDKAARTGLAAFMIPAEFGGGGVTDMVTQVLVQQELCHGDIAIGNLLTSSGFFADPILELGTQAQKERWLRPLTTDTPPLTALAVTEPDHGSDAAGIRTRAVRDGDHYVLSGQKAWISNAPYAQWFVVFATVDPSLRARGVTAFVIDRDTPGLTVGRPMRKMGQRAIVNAEVFLDNVRVPAADRLGAEGQGFLGLMRTFDASRILIGASCAGLCRAALDLAVEYAQERVQFGVPIIEHQAVAFRLADMATRADTAHLVTMRAARLFDQGEKVTAESAMAKLTGSENAMFNTWAAVQTLGGWGYSQEFLAEKWMRDAKLEEIEEGTSDIQRLVISRALAKS; from the coding sequence ATGCCCTACCCCGTACGCGACGCGCTCGGCCTCTCCGCCGAGCAGCACGACTTCATCCGGCTCGCCCGCGACTTCGCCGCCGCCGAGATCCGCCCCCGCGCCCGCGCCGTCGACGACGCCCGGACCGAGTCACCGCTGGACCTGTGGGACAAGGCCGCAAGGACAGGCCTGGCCGCTTTCATGATCCCGGCGGAGTTCGGCGGCGGCGGAGTGACCGACATGGTCACGCAGGTGCTCGTACAGCAGGAGCTGTGCCACGGCGACATCGCCATCGGCAATCTGCTCACCTCCAGCGGCTTCTTCGCCGATCCCATTCTCGAACTCGGCACGCAGGCACAGAAGGAGCGGTGGCTGCGGCCGCTCACCACCGACACTCCCCCGTTGACCGCCCTCGCCGTCACCGAACCCGACCACGGTTCGGACGCCGCCGGCATCCGCACGCGCGCGGTGCGCGACGGCGATCACTATGTGCTCAGCGGCCAGAAGGCCTGGATCTCCAACGCCCCCTACGCACAGTGGTTCGTCGTGTTCGCCACGGTCGACCCGTCGCTCCGGGCGCGCGGCGTGACCGCGTTCGTCATCGACCGGGACACGCCCGGACTGACCGTGGGCAGGCCGATGCGCAAGATGGGGCAGCGCGCCATCGTCAACGCCGAGGTGTTCCTCGACAACGTACGGGTCCCCGCGGCCGACCGGCTCGGCGCCGAGGGACAGGGCTTCCTGGGCCTGATGCGCACCTTCGACGCCTCACGCATCCTGATCGGTGCGTCCTGCGCGGGCCTGTGCCGGGCCGCGCTGGATCTGGCCGTGGAGTACGCCCAGGAGCGCGTGCAGTTCGGCGTGCCCATCATCGAGCACCAGGCGGTCGCGTTCCGGCTCGCCGACATGGCGACCCGCGCCGACACCGCCCACCTGGTGACGATGCGCGCGGCACGCCTCTTCGACCAGGGCGAGAAGGTCACCGCGGAGTCGGCGATGGCGAAGCTGACCGGCTCGGAGAACGCCATGTTCAACACGTGGGCCGCCGTGCAGACGCTGGGCGGCTGGGGCTACTCGCAGGAGTTCCTGGCCGAGAAGTGGATGCGCGACGCGAAACTCGAGGAGATCGAGGAAGGCACCTCCGACATCCAGCGGCTGGTCATCTCCAGGGCGCTCGCGAAGTCATGA
- a CDS encoding SpoIIE family protein phosphatase, producing MDHSFEPRGVPDTQSDPEADAHLALAVNGMGTFSWDVASGLMQYDDGGLAVIGFRPGEFDGRLATLGERIVPSELPAIQELVDRALRERSGFSLYFRVRHPDGRLQWTHTQGHIVRDEHNRPVRVIGIIRDASQELRAVDQTELLRQAREDQRRPSDVVVHVSDALVPTVTVEDVAEALTDSRLMEQIGASSIILGLIDNGRMELVGSNGVHEGLIQDFHLARLSEPLPLTEAARKREAVFVTNRLDFIARFPALTPYLSQFPDAAAAVYLPLIAQDTPIGAVGLTYEGRASFPPEERTVLTALGKVIAQSLQRALLYDQEHELAAGLQTAMLPGILPHVPGVDLATRYRPTRARGGIGGDWYDALTLPDGRIAVVVGDVQGHDVTAAAVMGQLRIALRAYAAEGHPPSTAMARASAFLAELDTDRFATCLMALVDPLTGMTSVVRAGHPEPVLRAPDGSCAWLDIPGGLPLGLNTPGGQPAYPVFETVVEPGSTLVLCTDGLIESRAEDIDQGRGRLLAALEAGPGPPDALADHLLDAMAPFTGEEDDVALLVLHRSRGKATPAPRMEAVISPTDPDALRNARIALREALQSWSLEALSDTAELLACELATNALVHTDGSATLTARPVLHSGRGLRLAVSDTSTASPRRRAAPERATSGRGIMLIEELATAWGVEPRGNGKTVWCELSLDLV from the coding sequence ATGGATCACTCCTTCGAACCGAGGGGCGTGCCCGACACGCAGAGTGATCCCGAGGCCGACGCCCACCTCGCCCTGGCGGTCAACGGCATGGGCACGTTCTCGTGGGACGTGGCCTCCGGACTGATGCAGTACGACGACGGGGGCCTGGCCGTCATCGGGTTCCGGCCCGGCGAGTTCGACGGCCGGCTGGCCACGCTGGGTGAGCGGATCGTGCCCAGTGAGCTGCCTGCCATCCAGGAGCTGGTGGACAGGGCTCTGCGGGAGCGCTCCGGATTCAGCCTCTACTTCCGGGTGCGGCACCCCGACGGGCGGCTGCAGTGGACACACACGCAGGGCCACATCGTCCGGGACGAGCACAACCGTCCGGTGCGGGTCATCGGGATCATCCGCGACGCGAGCCAGGAGCTGCGGGCGGTGGACCAGACCGAGCTGCTGCGGCAGGCCCGGGAGGACCAGCGACGGCCGTCCGACGTCGTCGTCCACGTCAGTGACGCGCTCGTGCCGACCGTCACCGTGGAAGACGTCGCGGAGGCCCTCACCGACTCGCGCCTGATGGAGCAGATAGGCGCCTCCAGCATCATCCTCGGCCTGATCGACAACGGCCGCATGGAGCTGGTGGGCTCCAACGGAGTCCACGAGGGCCTCATCCAGGACTTCCACCTGGCCCGTCTCAGTGAGCCGCTGCCGCTGACGGAGGCGGCGCGCAAACGCGAGGCGGTGTTCGTGACGAACAGGCTGGACTTCATCGCCCGCTTTCCGGCGCTGACGCCGTACCTGTCGCAGTTCCCGGACGCCGCGGCAGCGGTGTATCTGCCGCTGATCGCGCAGGACACCCCGATAGGTGCCGTCGGGCTGACATACGAAGGGCGGGCGAGTTTCCCGCCGGAGGAGCGGACCGTGCTGACGGCGCTCGGCAAGGTCATCGCGCAGTCGCTCCAGCGGGCGCTGCTCTACGACCAGGAGCACGAGCTCGCCGCGGGGCTGCAGACGGCGATGCTCCCCGGGATCCTGCCGCACGTGCCCGGCGTGGACCTCGCGACCCGTTACCGGCCCACGCGCGCCCGGGGCGGCATCGGTGGCGACTGGTACGACGCGCTGACGCTGCCCGACGGGCGGATCGCCGTCGTCGTCGGCGATGTGCAGGGCCACGATGTGACGGCCGCCGCCGTGATGGGGCAGTTGCGCATCGCTCTGCGCGCGTACGCCGCAGAGGGGCATCCGCCGTCCACGGCCATGGCGCGCGCCTCCGCCTTCCTCGCCGAACTCGACACCGACCGGTTCGCCACCTGTCTCATGGCCCTCGTCGATCCGCTCACCGGGATGACCTCGGTGGTGCGCGCGGGCCATCCGGAGCCCGTTCTGCGTGCCCCCGACGGAAGCTGTGCCTGGCTCGACATCCCCGGCGGCCTGCCCCTCGGTCTCAACACGCCCGGTGGCCAGCCCGCGTACCCGGTCTTCGAGACGGTCGTCGAACCCGGCTCGACTCTGGTGCTGTGCACGGACGGGCTCATCGAGTCGCGCGCCGAGGACATCGACCAGGGGCGTGGGCGGCTCCTCGCCGCGCTGGAGGCGGGGCCGGGGCCGCCCGACGCACTCGCCGACCATCTGCTGGACGCCATGGCCCCCTTCACGGGCGAGGAGGACGACGTGGCCCTCCTGGTGCTGCACCGGTCCCGGGGGAAGGCGACCCCGGCACCGCGTATGGAGGCGGTCATCTCCCCCACCGATCCCGACGCTCTGCGCAACGCGCGGATCGCGTTGCGCGAGGCGCTGCAGAGCTGGTCGCTGGAGGCTCTCAGTGACACGGCGGAACTCCTCGCCTGCGAACTCGCCACCAACGCCCTGGTGCACACCGACGGCAGTGCCACGCTGACGGCCAGACCGGTACTGCACAGTGGCCGGGGCCTGCGTCTGGCCGTCAGCGACACGTCGACCGCGTCGCCCCGCCGCCGGGCCGCGCCCGAACGTGCCACCTCCGGCCGCGGCATCATGCTCATCGAGGAACTCGCCACCGCCTGGGGCGTCGAACCCCGCGGCAACGGCAAGACGGTGTGGTGCGAGCTGTCCCTCGATCTGGTCTAG
- a CDS encoding acetate--CoA ligase family protein — protein sequence MTTLDVFRAPESVAVVGATDNPAKWGHWLARGAIAGAHRRRVHLVNMRGGEVLDRRSHPSLDALPEVPDLVAFAVPASALASGVRDAVALGVPGLLAITAGVEDEAAIVDVIAASATRLLGPNCLGLYDASGELELAWGRFAPGSLAIVSQSGQLGLEIAGMAASAGIGVSRFVSVGSQLDVGAAELLADLAHHEATRVVAVYLESFGDGERLLDALDRLRDAGKPVLLLTVGASKAARQAARSHTGSMTSGIDVVDAACRTVGAVRVESPVQLVDTATLLLRSAPVRGRRVAIVADSGGQGAVAADTASRLGLTVVEFSPEVQERLAAQLPPHAAVANPVDLAGAGEEDVSTYASTPAVLADTSVTDAVVLTGYFGSYGRDIPGHQAAESEVARAIGSLAAERALPIVVHSMAEHTNTVSELRSAGVPTFTDIEAALRAVETAHRFTQASRPRVPHASAAKHRVAPGAGYSAARELLADAGVPFPAAVGIAPGTPDPRAAMRSLSAPVVLKADWLEHKTEHGGVATELHDAAALGAAYDDMVARLGSHGYVVEEMDRRTDVVEVIVAARRDPSFGPVVVVGAGGVQAELTQDLALELAPCSHDTAREMIRRLRSWPLLAGWRGSRPVDVDALAAVVVAVSQLIVDRGDLGEIELNPVRVSPEGALAVDALVIAVPASDSPSTP from the coding sequence ATGACCACTCTCGACGTCTTCCGCGCCCCGGAGTCGGTCGCCGTCGTCGGCGCCACCGACAACCCGGCCAAGTGGGGCCACTGGCTCGCCCGCGGCGCCATCGCGGGCGCGCACCGGCGCCGCGTGCACCTGGTCAACATGCGCGGCGGCGAGGTCCTCGACCGCCGCAGCCACCCGAGCCTCGACGCGCTGCCCGAGGTCCCCGATCTGGTCGCCTTCGCCGTCCCCGCCTCCGCCCTCGCCTCCGGAGTCCGAGATGCCGTCGCTCTCGGCGTGCCCGGTCTGCTCGCGATCACAGCGGGCGTCGAGGACGAGGCCGCGATCGTTGACGTGATAGCGGCGAGCGCGACCCGGCTGCTCGGTCCGAACTGCCTCGGTCTCTACGACGCGTCGGGCGAACTGGAGCTGGCCTGGGGCCGGTTCGCGCCCGGCAGCCTCGCGATCGTGTCGCAGAGCGGACAGCTGGGCCTGGAGATCGCAGGGATGGCTGCGAGCGCCGGCATCGGCGTCTCCAGGTTCGTCTCCGTCGGCAGCCAGCTCGACGTGGGCGCCGCCGAACTGCTCGCCGACCTGGCCCACCATGAAGCCACCCGCGTCGTCGCGGTCTATCTGGAGAGTTTCGGCGACGGCGAGCGGCTCCTGGACGCCCTTGACCGCCTGCGCGATGCGGGCAAGCCGGTGCTCCTGCTGACGGTCGGCGCCAGCAAGGCCGCTCGGCAGGCGGCCCGTTCGCACACCGGCTCCATGACATCGGGCATCGACGTCGTGGATGCCGCCTGCCGGACGGTCGGTGCGGTACGCGTCGAGTCTCCGGTCCAACTCGTCGACACAGCGACGCTGTTGCTCCGGTCCGCGCCTGTGCGAGGGCGCAGGGTCGCGATCGTGGCCGACAGTGGCGGACAAGGGGCCGTCGCCGCGGACACCGCGTCCCGGCTCGGCCTGACCGTCGTCGAGTTCTCCCCGGAGGTCCAGGAGCGCCTGGCGGCCCAGCTGCCGCCGCACGCCGCGGTCGCGAACCCTGTCGACCTCGCCGGTGCGGGTGAGGAGGACGTCTCCACGTACGCGTCGACTCCGGCGGTACTCGCCGATACCTCGGTCACCGACGCCGTGGTCCTGACCGGCTACTTCGGCAGCTACGGCCGCGACATCCCCGGACATCAGGCGGCCGAGTCGGAGGTCGCGCGGGCCATCGGCTCACTGGCCGCCGAGCGCGCGCTACCCATCGTCGTCCACTCGATGGCCGAACACACCAATACCGTAAGCGAGTTGCGCTCGGCCGGAGTGCCGACCTTCACCGACATCGAGGCGGCCCTGCGGGCGGTGGAGACCGCGCACCGCTTCACTCAGGCATCCCGTCCGCGCGTACCGCATGCGTCCGCCGCGAAGCATCGAGTCGCGCCGGGTGCCGGATATTCGGCCGCCCGAGAGCTGTTGGCCGATGCGGGCGTCCCGTTCCCCGCCGCGGTCGGCATCGCGCCGGGCACGCCCGATCCCCGTGCGGCGATGCGGTCCCTCTCGGCTCCGGTCGTCCTCAAAGCCGACTGGCTGGAGCACAAGACGGAGCACGGCGGCGTCGCGACCGAACTCCACGATGCCGCCGCGCTCGGCGCCGCCTACGACGACATGGTGGCGCGGCTGGGGTCTCACGGCTATGTGGTCGAGGAGATGGACCGGCGCACGGATGTGGTCGAGGTGATCGTCGCCGCCCGGCGGGACCCGTCGTTCGGCCCGGTCGTCGTGGTCGGCGCCGGCGGAGTGCAGGCCGAGCTCACCCAGGATCTCGCTCTCGAGCTGGCTCCGTGCTCCCACGACACCGCCCGCGAGATGATCCGCCGGCTCCGGTCATGGCCGCTGCTGGCCGGCTGGCGCGGCAGCCGTCCTGTCGATGTCGACGCCCTGGCGGCAGTCGTCGTAGCCGTCTCCCAGCTGATCGTCGACCGTGGCGACCTCGGCGAGATCGAGCTCAACCCGGTCCGCGTCTCACCGGAAGGAGCCCTCGCGGTCGACGCCCTCGTCATAGCGGTACCGGCGTCCGACAGCCCTTCCACTCCCTGA
- a CDS encoding D-alanyl-D-alanine carboxypeptidase family protein, translated as MARFVGFYPCITKSVVASVAGAAIVVGPVGGVAAAVPRSDGVSGQIQTAPGTSDAPELSALSWTVTDIGTGKLLAAKAPHLRLPPASTLKTLFALALLPKLPAATEHTAVTADIADVAPGSSLVGVHEGTSYTVGDLWRGVFLSSGNDAVQTLARLNGGLDLTLAQMQATANRLGAHDTSVRTPDGFDTPGQYSSAYDLSLFAKAGLQNPDFRRYCSTKSAQFPAVGGPDSFGIQNTNRLLVGSHGVEPYPGLIGVKNGYTSEAGNTLVAAATQDNRTILVTVMNPQDTSSNAVYEESRELLDWGFEAAPGAVRASLERGPASHAPSHRSEPAHHGAVAAQTSTTSKDASSGLTRHLGAAVALLGLACVPFILKAVRRRRRRPTR; from the coding sequence ATGGCACGATTCGTAGGCTTTTACCCCTGTATTACCAAGTCAGTTGTCGCCTCCGTCGCCGGTGCGGCGATCGTGGTCGGCCCGGTCGGCGGCGTCGCGGCCGCGGTGCCGCGCTCCGATGGCGTGAGCGGTCAGATCCAGACCGCGCCGGGGACGTCGGACGCGCCGGAGCTGTCGGCCCTGTCCTGGACGGTGACCGACATCGGTACCGGCAAGCTGCTGGCCGCCAAGGCGCCGCACCTTCGCCTGCCGCCGGCCAGCACCCTCAAGACGCTGTTCGCGTTGGCTCTGTTGCCGAAGTTGCCCGCTGCCACCGAGCACACGGCCGTCACCGCCGACATCGCCGACGTGGCTCCCGGCAGCAGTCTCGTCGGCGTGCACGAAGGAACCAGCTACACCGTCGGCGACCTCTGGCGCGGTGTGTTCCTCAGCTCCGGCAACGACGCGGTGCAGACGCTCGCCAGACTGAACGGCGGACTGGATCTCACACTCGCTCAGATGCAGGCCACCGCGAACCGGCTCGGCGCGCACGACACCTCGGTGCGCACGCCCGACGGCTTCGACACCCCGGGGCAGTACTCATCCGCGTACGACCTGTCGCTGTTCGCGAAGGCGGGGTTGCAGAACCCGGACTTCCGTCGCTACTGCTCCACGAAGTCGGCCCAGTTCCCGGCCGTGGGCGGCCCCGACTCCTTCGGCATCCAGAACACCAACCGTCTCCTGGTCGGATCCCACGGCGTGGAGCCCTATCCGGGGCTGATCGGCGTGAAGAACGGATACACGTCCGAGGCCGGCAACACGCTTGTCGCCGCCGCGACCCAAGACAACCGCACGATCCTGGTCACCGTCATGAACCCGCAGGACACGTCTTCCAACGCCGTCTATGAAGAGAGCCGCGAACTCCTGGACTGGGGTTTCGAGGCCGCTCCAGGCGCCGTGAGGGCGAGTCTGGAGCGAGGGCCGGCCTCGCACGCCCCTTCACATCGCTCCGAGCCGGCCCATCACGGTGCCGTCGCCGCGCAGACTTCCACCACGTCCAAGGACGCGTCGTCCGGCCTCACCCGTCACCTGGGAGCGGCCGTCGCCCTCCTCGGTCTTGCCTGCGTGCCCTTCATCCTCAAGGCTGTCCGGCGCAGGCGCAGGCGCCCCACCAGGTGA
- a CDS encoding APC family permease, with protein MATSPDTTSDAAPDSSREKGLRTGALGMTTSLILSVASAAPAYSLAATLAFIVAFVGFQAPSIVVLAFVPILFVSFGYAALNRQEPDCGTIFTWATRVLGPRVGFMGGWAIITSFTLVMASLAQVAGQYVFILFGAKGIGSDPSSPWVLLAGLGWIALMTAVCYRGIEVAAAVQRALLFLEFAMLAVFSVVALVRVYTGNAGAGARHPHWSWLNPFEISSPSAFVSGLVLMLFIYWGWETALTVNEETTDRHRTPGVAAVSSTVMLLVLHLVSTVATLAFAGTGTTGTGLGNPDNFGDVFSAIGKAVFGDSGFGSFLWHLLVLMVLSSAAASTETTVLSLGRTLLAMGGRGAAPRVFAKVHPRYSIPQFSTIATGVAGAVCYVVMNFLSHGQVIGDAVSSCGLMIAFYYGLTGLTSAWAHRTQWRRSAADFWLRLTLPAIGGLTLVAAGLWSLKNDWDPVNSYTSWTLPFAPHWRVGGVFIIGVGTLLLGYLLMLAYGRIAPRFFTGAPKETAAVAEHRPPHERISR; from the coding sequence ATGGCAACGTCACCTGACACCACTTCGGATGCCGCACCCGACAGCTCGCGGGAAAAGGGCCTGCGCACCGGTGCGCTCGGCATGACCACGAGCCTGATCCTCTCGGTGGCGTCCGCCGCCCCCGCCTACAGCCTCGCCGCGACCCTCGCGTTCATCGTCGCCTTCGTCGGCTTCCAGGCGCCGTCGATCGTCGTGCTCGCGTTCGTCCCGATCCTCTTCGTCTCCTTCGGCTACGCCGCTCTCAACCGCCAGGAGCCGGACTGCGGAACCATCTTCACCTGGGCCACCCGTGTCCTCGGCCCACGCGTCGGCTTCATGGGCGGCTGGGCCATCATCACCTCGTTCACCCTGGTGATGGCGAGCCTGGCCCAGGTCGCCGGCCAGTACGTCTTCATCCTCTTCGGCGCGAAAGGCATCGGCTCCGACCCGTCCAGCCCCTGGGTCCTCCTGGCGGGACTCGGCTGGATCGCCCTGATGACGGCCGTCTGCTACCGCGGCATCGAAGTGGCCGCCGCCGTCCAACGCGCCCTGCTCTTCCTCGAGTTCGCGATGCTCGCGGTCTTCTCGGTGGTCGCCCTCGTACGCGTCTACACGGGGAACGCCGGTGCCGGCGCACGGCATCCGCACTGGTCCTGGCTCAACCCGTTCGAAATCTCCTCACCCAGCGCATTCGTCAGCGGCCTCGTCCTGATGCTCTTCATCTACTGGGGCTGGGAGACCGCGCTCACCGTCAACGAAGAGACCACCGACCGGCACCGGACACCCGGCGTCGCCGCCGTCTCCTCCACGGTCATGCTGCTCGTGCTCCACCTCGTCTCGACCGTGGCGACCCTGGCCTTCGCCGGCACCGGCACGACCGGCACGGGGCTCGGCAACCCCGACAACTTCGGTGACGTCTTCTCCGCCATCGGCAAGGCCGTCTTCGGCGACAGCGGCTTCGGGTCCTTCCTGTGGCATCTGCTCGTCCTGATGGTGCTGTCCTCCGCAGCCGCGTCCACCGAGACGACCGTGCTCTCCCTGGGGCGCACGCTCCTGGCGATGGGCGGCCGCGGAGCCGCGCCGCGCGTCTTCGCCAAAGTCCACCCGCGTTACTCCATCCCGCAGTTCAGCACCATCGCCACCGGAGTCGCGGGAGCGGTCTGCTACGTCGTCATGAACTTCCTGAGCCACGGCCAGGTCATCGGCGACGCCGTGTCCTCCTGCGGGCTCATGATCGCGTTCTACTACGGCCTCACGGGCCTCACCTCGGCCTGGGCCCACCGCACCCAATGGCGGCGCAGCGCCGCCGACTTCTGGCTGCGCCTCACCCTGCCCGCGATCGGCGGCCTGACCCTCGTCGCGGCCGGGCTGTGGAGCCTGAAGAACGACTGGGACCCGGTGAACAGCTACACGTCCTGGACCCTCCCCTTCGCACCCCACTGGCGCGTCGGCGGAGTCTTCATCATCGGCGTCGGGACGCTCCTCCTCGGCTACCTGCTGATGCTGGCCTACGGGCGCATCGCACCGCGGTTCTTCACCGGGGCGCCGAAGGAGACCGCCGCCGTCGCCGAGCACCGGCCCCCGCACGAGCGCATCTCCCGCTGA